In Actinoplanes sp. NBC_00393, a single genomic region encodes these proteins:
- a CDS encoding threonine ammonia-lyase produces MTPSLAEVRAARTLLQQHLPPTPIWSYPLLDRAAGASVLVKHENTQPVGAFKVRGGLTLLAGMDDADRARGTVTYSTGNHAQSIAYAGHVFGAKCTVVMPAGTPPAKAAAVEAWGARAILTGDSLAAAERYAHQHAADTGALLISPGDTPELLAGVGTLYLEILEAHPDLDAIVVPVGSGTGAAAACLVAAELAPNCAVIAVQSTASPAAHDSWRAGRIVERPNRTTVAGLATGRGFALPQRLMRARLADFLLVTDDQITEARRVLARTAHTLAEGAGATALAAVLSHPAVFTGRRIAVVCTGGNADPAELATLP; encoded by the coding sequence ATGACTCCGAGCCTCGCCGAGGTGCGCGCCGCGCGTACCCTCCTGCAGCAGCATCTCCCGCCCACCCCGATCTGGTCCTACCCGCTGCTGGACCGCGCCGCCGGCGCGTCCGTGCTGGTCAAGCACGAGAACACTCAGCCGGTCGGCGCCTTCAAGGTGCGTGGCGGGCTGACCCTGCTGGCCGGCATGGACGACGCCGACCGGGCTCGCGGCACGGTCACCTACTCCACCGGCAACCACGCCCAGTCGATCGCCTACGCCGGGCACGTCTTCGGCGCGAAGTGCACGGTGGTCATGCCGGCCGGCACGCCGCCGGCCAAGGCCGCGGCGGTCGAGGCGTGGGGCGCCCGGGCCATCCTGACCGGAGACTCGCTGGCGGCCGCCGAACGGTACGCCCACCAGCACGCCGCCGACACCGGCGCACTCCTGATCAGCCCCGGCGATACCCCGGAACTGCTGGCCGGCGTCGGCACTCTCTATCTGGAGATCCTCGAGGCCCACCCGGACCTGGACGCGATCGTCGTCCCGGTGGGCAGCGGCACCGGCGCCGCGGCCGCCTGCCTGGTCGCCGCCGAGCTGGCGCCGAACTGTGCCGTGATCGCGGTCCAGTCCACCGCCTCGCCCGCCGCCCACGACTCCTGGCGCGCCGGCCGGATCGTCGAGCGCCCCAACCGCACCACCGTCGCCGGCCTGGCCACCGGCCGCGGGTTCGCCCTGCCGCAGCGCCTGATGCGGGCCCGGCTGGCCGACTTCCTGCTGGTCACGGACGACCAGATCACCGAGGCGCGGCGCGTGCTGGCCCGCACCGCCCACACGCTGGCCGAGGGCGCCGGCGCGACCGCCCTGGCCGCCGTCCTGAGCCACCCGGCCGTGTTCACCGGCCGCCGGATCGCCGTCGTGTGCACCGGAGGCAATGCTGACCCTGCCGAATTGGCCACCCTGCCCTGA
- a CDS encoding LysR family transcriptional regulator: protein MLDVTRLTVLVAVARHGSVTAAARALHYAQPSVSHHLARLETETGSRLLQRVGRGVRLTEAGRLLADRAEEILGRLAAAETELAELTGLRSGRVRLAAFPSALGTFVPVAAAGFVAAHPGVDLRFTEAEPPEALRLLRNGEVEVAVVFDHLDGVPDPGGLRVEPLFDEPAHLVAPAGWAGDGLADHRDRPWIGGCERCRARLSAACAAEGFTPDIRFMTDDYVAVQALVAAGMGVTTLPALALAAHRNSRVRVAPLPGPGRRISVAVLGEPPDPPGTAAVLDHLRTAARNLSAGL from the coding sequence ATGCTCGACGTCACCCGGCTCACCGTCCTGGTCGCCGTCGCCCGGCACGGCTCGGTCACCGCCGCGGCCCGGGCCCTGCACTACGCGCAGCCCTCGGTCAGTCACCACCTGGCCCGGCTCGAGACCGAGACCGGGAGCCGCCTGCTGCAACGGGTGGGCCGGGGCGTGCGGCTCACCGAGGCCGGGCGGCTGCTCGCGGACCGGGCCGAGGAGATCCTGGGGCGGCTCGCCGCGGCCGAGACGGAACTGGCCGAGCTGACCGGGTTGCGCAGCGGCCGGGTGCGGTTGGCGGCGTTCCCGTCGGCGCTGGGCACGTTCGTGCCGGTCGCGGCGGCGGGGTTCGTGGCCGCGCATCCCGGGGTGGACCTGCGGTTCACCGAGGCCGAGCCGCCCGAGGCGCTCCGGCTGCTGCGCAACGGCGAGGTGGAGGTCGCCGTCGTCTTCGATCACCTCGACGGCGTGCCGGATCCCGGCGGTCTGCGGGTGGAACCGCTGTTCGACGAGCCGGCGCACCTGGTGGCGCCGGCCGGCTGGGCCGGTGACGGGCTCGCCGACCATCGGGACCGGCCGTGGATCGGTGGGTGCGAGCGGTGCCGGGCGCGGCTGTCGGCGGCGTGCGCGGCGGAGGGGTTCACTCCGGACATCCGGTTCATGACTGACGACTACGTCGCGGTTCAGGCGCTGGTCGCGGCCGGGATGGGGGTCACCACGCTGCCCGCGCTCGCGCTTGCCGCGCACCGGAATTCCCGGGTACGGGTCGCGCCGTTGCCCGGTCCGGGACGGCGGATCTCGGTCGCCGTGCTGGGCGAGCCGCCGGATCCGCCGGGCACCGCCGCGGTGCTCGACCACCTCCGGACCGCCGCTCGGAACCTGTCAGCCGGCCTGTAG
- the miaB gene encoding tRNA (N6-isopentenyl adenosine(37)-C2)-methylthiotransferase MiaB: MTTELQGAPRTYDVRTYGCQMNVHDSERISGLMEDAGYVRAADADAADVVVFNTCAVRENADNRLYGNLGHLRPTKLKNPGMQIAVGGCLAQKDKGDIVKKAPWVDVVFGTHNIGSLPAMLERARHNEEAQVEILESLEVFPSTLPTKRESTYAGWVSISVGCNNTCTFCIVPSLRGKEKDRRPGDILAEVRALVAEGVLEVTLLGQNVNSYGVEFGDRLAFGKLLRATGEVEGLERVRFTSPHPKDFTDDVIAAMAETPNVCHSLHMPLQSGSDRVLKAMRRSYRQEKYLGIIEKVRAAMPDAAITTDIIVGFPGETEEDFEQTLEVVRQARFSSAFTFQYSKRPGTPAATMEEQIPKAVVQDRYNRLIATLEEITWAENKKLVGEKVEVLVAVGEGRKDERTGRLSGRARDGRLVHFATGDRKPRPGDIIETVVTYAAPHHLNADGAPLSHRRTRAGDASEAGLTPKLKGVSLGLPSIGVPAPLPPAEGCAL, from the coding sequence ATGACTACCGAATTGCAGGGCGCCCCCCGCACGTACGACGTGCGTACCTACGGCTGCCAGATGAACGTGCACGACAGCGAGCGGATCTCCGGCCTGATGGAGGACGCCGGCTATGTGCGCGCCGCTGATGCCGACGCGGCGGACGTCGTGGTCTTCAACACCTGCGCGGTCCGGGAGAACGCGGACAACCGCCTCTACGGCAACCTCGGCCACCTGCGCCCGACGAAGCTGAAGAATCCGGGCATGCAGATCGCCGTCGGCGGTTGCCTCGCGCAGAAGGACAAGGGCGACATCGTCAAGAAGGCGCCCTGGGTCGACGTGGTCTTCGGCACCCACAACATCGGCTCGCTGCCGGCGATGCTCGAGCGCGCCCGGCACAACGAGGAGGCTCAGGTCGAGATCCTCGAGTCGCTCGAGGTCTTCCCCTCCACGCTGCCCACCAAGCGCGAATCGACGTACGCGGGCTGGGTCTCGATCTCGGTCGGTTGTAACAACACGTGCACGTTCTGCATCGTCCCGAGCCTGCGCGGCAAGGAGAAGGACCGCCGGCCCGGCGACATCCTGGCCGAGGTCCGCGCGCTGGTCGCCGAGGGCGTCCTCGAGGTCACCCTGCTCGGGCAGAACGTGAATTCCTACGGCGTCGAGTTCGGCGACCGGCTCGCCTTCGGCAAGCTGCTGCGCGCGACCGGCGAGGTGGAGGGCCTGGAGCGGGTCCGGTTCACCAGCCCGCATCCGAAGGACTTCACCGACGACGTGATCGCCGCGATGGCCGAGACGCCGAATGTGTGTCACTCCCTGCACATGCCGCTGCAGTCCGGCTCCGACCGGGTGCTCAAGGCCATGCGCCGCAGCTACCGCCAGGAGAAGTACCTGGGGATCATCGAGAAGGTCCGGGCCGCCATGCCGGACGCCGCGATCACCACCGACATCATCGTCGGCTTCCCGGGTGAGACCGAGGAGGACTTCGAGCAGACCCTCGAAGTGGTCCGTCAGGCGCGCTTCTCCAGCGCCTTCACCTTCCAGTACTCGAAGCGTCCCGGCACCCCGGCCGCCACCATGGAGGAGCAGATCCCCAAGGCCGTCGTCCAGGATCGCTACAACCGCCTGATCGCCACCCTCGAGGAGATCACTTGGGCGGAGAACAAGAAGCTGGTCGGCGAGAAGGTCGAGGTCCTAGTCGCGGTCGGCGAGGGCCGCAAGGACGAGCGCACCGGCCGGCTGAGCGGCCGCGCCCGCGACGGCCGCCTGGTCCATTTCGCCACCGGCGACCGCAAGCCGCGCCCGGGCGACATCATCGAGACCGTGGTCACCTACGCCGCGCCGCACCACCTCAACGCCGACGGCGCCCCGCTGAGCCACCGCCGCACCCGCGCCGGCGACGCCTCCGAAGCCGGCCTCACCCCCAAACTCAAGGGCGTCTCCCTGGGCCTGCCCAGCATCGGCGTCCCGGCCCCACTGCCGCCCGCGGAAGGCTGTGCCCTTTAA
- a CDS encoding amino acid ABC transporter ATP-binding protein, with protein MADEALIVLDKVNKWFGPLHVLQDVDLSVARGEVVVVIGPSGSGKSTLCRAINRLEPIDSGTITFDGQPLAAEGRALARLRSEVGMVFQSFNLFAHKTILQNVMLGPVKVRKEKQTVVRDRAMGLLERVGIANQAEKYPAQLSGGQQQRVAIARALAMQPKALLFDEPTSALDPEMVGEVLEVMTSLAKEGMTMVVVTHEMGFARHAANRVVFMADGQLVEQAAPAEFFANPKSDRARDFLSKILTH; from the coding sequence GTGGCAGACGAGGCTCTCATCGTCCTTGACAAGGTCAACAAGTGGTTCGGGCCACTGCACGTGCTGCAGGACGTGGACCTGTCTGTCGCGCGCGGCGAAGTCGTGGTCGTGATCGGACCCTCCGGATCCGGCAAGTCCACGCTGTGCCGCGCCATCAACCGGCTGGAGCCGATCGACTCCGGCACGATCACCTTCGACGGACAGCCACTGGCTGCGGAAGGCCGGGCCCTCGCCCGGCTGCGCAGCGAGGTCGGCATGGTCTTTCAGTCCTTCAACCTGTTCGCGCACAAGACCATCCTGCAGAACGTGATGCTGGGCCCGGTCAAGGTGCGCAAGGAGAAGCAGACGGTGGTCCGCGACCGCGCCATGGGGCTGCTCGAGCGGGTCGGCATCGCCAACCAGGCCGAGAAGTACCCGGCACAGCTCTCCGGCGGCCAGCAGCAGCGTGTGGCCATCGCCCGCGCGCTCGCCATGCAGCCGAAGGCCCTGCTCTTCGACGAGCCCACCAGTGCCCTCGACCCGGAGATGGTCGGCGAGGTGCTGGAGGTCATGACCTCGCTGGCCAAGGAGGGCATGACCATGGTGGTCGTCACCCATGAGATGGGCTTTGCCCGGCACGCGGCCAACCGTGTCGTATTTATGGCAGACGGACAACTGGTCGAACAGGCCGCGCCGGCCGAATTCTTCGCGAATCCGAAGAGCGATCGGGCGCGGGACTTCCTGTCCAAGATCCTCACGCACTGA
- a CDS encoding glutamate ABC transporter substrate-binding protein, translated as MRITRLAATFGALTMALAVAACGGGGDDSGGSGNTASGIVGKAQNDKKLVIGVKADQPGLGLQTGSEYTGFDVEIGKIIAKGLGVEESGIEWKTTVSANREPYIQQNQVDLVVATYTINDERKQKVNFGGPYFVAGQDLLVPTDSTITGPESLAGKKVCSVSGSTPAKRIQTEYKDAQLQQFDSYSKCVTALAGGQVDAVTTDDIILAGYAAQDQYAGKFKVVGKPFSEEPYGIGLAKADTEGCNKINEILKTAATDGSYKKAWDDTLGKSGTAAPELDVTKLTNCS; from the coding sequence ATGCGCATCACCCGACTGGCAGCGACCTTCGGCGCGCTGACCATGGCGCTGGCCGTGGCGGCATGCGGCGGCGGTGGCGACGATTCCGGCGGCAGCGGCAACACCGCGTCCGGCATCGTCGGCAAGGCCCAGAACGACAAGAAGCTGGTCATCGGCGTCAAGGCCGACCAGCCCGGCCTCGGCCTGCAGACCGGTAGCGAGTACACCGGTTTCGACGTCGAGATCGGCAAGATCATCGCCAAGGGCCTGGGCGTCGAGGAGAGCGGCATCGAGTGGAAGACCACGGTCTCCGCGAACCGCGAGCCCTACATCCAGCAGAACCAGGTCGACCTGGTCGTGGCGACGTACACGATCAACGACGAGCGCAAGCAGAAGGTCAACTTCGGCGGGCCGTACTTCGTGGCCGGCCAGGACCTGCTCGTCCCGACCGACTCGACGATCACCGGGCCGGAGTCGCTGGCCGGTAAGAAGGTCTGCTCGGTGAGCGGCTCGACGCCCGCCAAGCGGATCCAGACCGAGTACAAGGACGCGCAGCTGCAGCAGTTCGACTCGTACTCGAAATGTGTGACGGCGCTGGCCGGCGGTCAGGTCGACGCGGTCACCACCGACGACATCATCCTCGCCGGCTACGCCGCGCAGGATCAGTACGCGGGCAAGTTCAAGGTCGTCGGCAAGCCGTTCAGCGAGGAGCCGTACGGCATCGGGCTGGCCAAGGCCGACACCGAGGGCTGCAACAAGATCAACGAGATCCTGAAGACCGCGGCCACGGACGGCTCGTACAAGAAGGCCTGGGACGACACCCTCGGCAAGAGCGGCACGGCCGCGCCGGAGCTGGACGTCACCAAGCTCACCAACTGCTCCTGA
- a CDS encoding amino acid ABC transporter permease, producing MDIFSDPAYRAGFIWIIELTAASTVGALVLGVLLAAMRVSPVPVLRGFGAAWVNVFRNTPLTLIIFFCYFGLFAVLGFAPYPDSIEWNNFWLGVIGLSVYTAAFVCEAIRSGINTVPSGQAEAARAIGMSFFQTLTIIVLPQAGRAVVAPLGSIFIALSKNSTIVGTIGVMESSNAMKELINANGDRVILIFLIFAGTFAAVLIPTGYAFGWLANRLAVKR from the coding sequence ATGGACATCTTCTCCGATCCGGCCTATCGGGCCGGATTCATCTGGATCATCGAGCTCACCGCCGCCTCCACGGTCGGCGCGCTGGTACTCGGCGTCCTGCTGGCGGCCATGCGGGTCTCGCCCGTTCCGGTGCTGCGCGGCTTCGGCGCGGCCTGGGTGAACGTGTTCCGGAACACGCCCCTGACCCTGATCATCTTCTTCTGCTACTTCGGTCTGTTCGCGGTCCTCGGCTTCGCGCCCTACCCGGACAGCATCGAGTGGAACAACTTCTGGCTCGGCGTGATCGGCCTGTCGGTCTACACCGCCGCGTTCGTGTGCGAGGCGATCCGGTCCGGCATCAACACGGTGCCGTCCGGTCAGGCCGAGGCCGCACGGGCGATCGGGATGTCGTTCTTCCAGACCCTGACGATCATCGTGCTGCCGCAGGCCGGACGTGCCGTGGTCGCGCCGCTCGGCAGCATCTTCATCGCGCTGTCCAAGAACTCCACGATCGTCGGCACGATCGGCGTGATGGAGTCCTCCAACGCGATGAAAGAGCTGATCAACGCGAACGGTGACCGGGTCATCCTGATCTTCCTGATCTTCGCCGGCACGTTCGCCGCCGTTCTGATCCCCACCGGCTACGCCTTCGGCTGGCTGGCCAACCGACTGGCGGTCAAGCGATGA
- a CDS encoding amino acid ABC transporter permease, translating into MSSNTDAVLYDHPGPRARIRNGVLTVLFGVVLLGLAYWIYLKFDEKGQWAAALWKPFTESSTWTDYILPGLWGTLSAAAVAMVLSLVFGIAFAVGRLSDHKWISYPAGAVVEFFRAVPLLLLIFFIFFGVPFLTLQPMSVFWALVIALTLYNGSVLAEAFRAGIRAVPRGQSEAGYAIGMRKSQVMKEILVPQAARAMLPVIVSQLVVLVKDTALGYIISYPELLQYGVNNVAANFGNVIQAAIVVAVIFIVVNSSLTALAGWLERRTRRGGRAPKGPQAPAPTGEVTAATI; encoded by the coding sequence ATGAGCAGCAACACGGACGCGGTGCTCTACGACCACCCTGGCCCCCGCGCCCGGATCCGCAACGGCGTCCTCACCGTGCTGTTCGGCGTCGTTCTGCTCGGGCTGGCGTACTGGATCTACCTGAAGTTCGACGAGAAGGGGCAGTGGGCCGCCGCCCTCTGGAAGCCGTTCACCGAGAGCTCGACGTGGACCGACTACATCCTCCCCGGCCTGTGGGGCACGCTCTCCGCAGCCGCGGTGGCCATGGTCCTATCGCTGGTCTTCGGTATCGCCTTCGCCGTCGGCCGGCTCTCCGACCACAAGTGGATCAGCTATCCGGCCGGGGCGGTGGTGGAGTTCTTCCGCGCCGTACCGTTGCTTCTGCTGATCTTCTTCATCTTCTTCGGCGTGCCGTTCCTCACCCTGCAGCCGATGTCGGTGTTCTGGGCGCTGGTCATCGCCCTCACGCTCTACAACGGGTCGGTGCTCGCGGAGGCCTTCCGGGCCGGCATCCGGGCGGTGCCGCGCGGGCAGAGCGAGGCCGGGTACGCGATCGGCATGCGCAAGAGCCAGGTGATGAAGGAGATCCTCGTCCCGCAGGCGGCGCGGGCCATGCTCCCGGTGATCGTCAGCCAGCTCGTGGTCCTGGTGAAGGACACCGCGCTCGGCTACATCATCTCCTACCCGGAGCTGCTGCAGTACGGCGTGAACAACGTCGCCGCGAACTTCGGCAACGTCATCCAGGCCGCGATCGTGGTCGCCGTGATCTTCATCGTGGTGAACTCGTCGCTGACCGCGCTTGCCGGCTGGCTGGAACGCCGGACCCGGCGCGGTGGGCGGGCACCCAAGGGGCCGCAGGCGCCGGCACCTACCGGTGAGGTCACCGCCGCCACCATCTGA
- the rny gene encoding ribonuclease Y, protein MTPLVWVLVVATIVLAVSVIAGIVFGARALRNLNADRQDAQERQEQAVGDAQAKVEDAKAKAASVRAETAAAKAEASAARAEARRVLEAAHEEADTILEHAHRQAETDAEQLRAAARRSGEREIALLNATVKEQAAEVERRAARIDERERLHAEEVERLVERERRLGTLEAELTKRESALAERETNLTRTEEVKRRELERIAGLSAETARGELIESIEGQAKREAAILVRDIETEAKNTADTRARHIVVDAIQRIASEQTAESVVSVLHLPSDEMKGRIIGREGRNIRAFESTTGVNLIIDDTPEAVLLSCFDPVRREVGRLTLEKLVLDGRIHPHRIEEVFDSAKNEVERLCDRAAEEALVDVGITNIHPELVKLLGRLRYRTSYGQNVLKHLVETAHIAGIMAAELGLDVPTMRRAAFLHDIGKALTHEVEGSHALIGADLARKYGEHEDVVHAIEAHHNEVPPQTIEAVLTQAADACSGGRPGARRESLEAYVKRLERIEEIAGGKTGVEKVFAMQAGREIRVMVRPDDIDDIGAAVLARDVAKQIEEELTYPGQIRVTVVRESRVTELAR, encoded by the coding sequence ATGACCCCCCTGGTCTGGGTGCTCGTGGTTGCGACCATCGTGCTCGCCGTGTCGGTGATAGCCGGGATCGTTTTCGGGGCGCGGGCGCTGCGCAATCTGAACGCCGACCGGCAGGATGCCCAGGAGCGGCAGGAGCAGGCGGTCGGTGACGCGCAGGCGAAGGTCGAGGACGCGAAGGCGAAGGCCGCTTCCGTACGCGCAGAAACTGCTGCTGCGAAGGCGGAGGCCAGCGCCGCCCGTGCTGAGGCCCGCCGGGTTCTGGAGGCCGCCCACGAGGAGGCCGACACGATTCTCGAGCACGCTCACCGCCAGGCCGAGACTGACGCCGAGCAGCTCCGGGCTGCGGCCCGCCGTTCCGGTGAGCGGGAGATCGCGCTGCTCAACGCCACGGTGAAGGAGCAGGCTGCCGAGGTGGAGCGCCGGGCCGCCCGGATCGACGAGCGGGAGCGCCTGCACGCCGAAGAGGTGGAGCGCCTCGTGGAGCGGGAGCGCCGGCTCGGCACCCTGGAGGCGGAGCTGACGAAGAGAGAGTCCGCCCTGGCCGAGCGGGAGACCAACCTCACCAGGACCGAAGAGGTGAAGCGCCGCGAGTTGGAGCGGATCGCCGGGCTGAGCGCCGAGACGGCGCGGGGTGAGCTGATCGAGTCGATCGAGGGTCAGGCGAAGCGGGAGGCGGCGATCCTGGTCCGGGACATCGAGACCGAGGCGAAGAACACCGCGGACACCCGGGCCCGGCACATCGTGGTCGACGCGATTCAGCGGATCGCCAGCGAGCAGACCGCGGAGAGCGTGGTCAGCGTCCTGCACCTGCCGAGTGACGAGATGAAGGGCCGGATCATCGGGCGGGAGGGCCGCAACATCCGGGCCTTCGAGTCCACCACCGGCGTGAACCTGATCATCGACGACACCCCGGAGGCGGTGCTGCTGTCGTGCTTCGACCCGGTACGCCGGGAGGTCGGCCGCCTGACCCTGGAGAAACTGGTCCTGGACGGCCGGATCCACCCGCACCGCATCGAGGAGGTCTTCGACAGCGCGAAGAACGAGGTGGAACGGCTTTGTGACCGCGCCGCCGAGGAGGCGCTGGTCGACGTCGGCATCACGAACATCCACCCGGAGCTGGTGAAGTTGCTGGGCCGGCTGCGGTACCGCACCAGTTACGGGCAGAACGTGCTGAAGCACCTGGTCGAGACCGCGCACATCGCCGGGATCATGGCCGCCGAGCTGGGCCTGGACGTGCCGACGATGCGCCGGGCCGCGTTCCTGCACGACATCGGCAAGGCGCTCACCCACGAGGTGGAGGGCAGCCACGCGCTGATCGGCGCCGATCTGGCCCGCAAGTACGGTGAGCACGAGGACGTGGTGCACGCTATCGAAGCGCATCACAACGAGGTTCCGCCGCAGACCATCGAGGCGGTGCTGACCCAGGCCGCGGACGCCTGCTCCGGCGGCCGGCCGGGTGCCCGGCGGGAGAGCCTGGAGGCGTACGTCAAGCGCCTGGAACGCATCGAGGAGATCGCCGGCGGCAAGACCGGGGTGGAGAAGGTTTTCGCGATGCAGGCCGGCCGCGAGATCCGGGTGATGGTGCGACCGGACGACATCGACGACATCGGCGCTGCCGTGCTCGCCCGGGATGTGGCGAAGCAGATCGAGGAGGAGCTGACCTATCCGGGCCAGATCCGCGTCACGGTCGTCAGAGAGTCCCGCGTCACGGAGCTGGCCCGGTAG
- a CDS encoding regulatory protein RecX has product MAGRRGARSGRGWDAIPPRADAGEAEGSRRRSGAAGRRRSSGDGEDSPAAERQPPQSESERAREICLRQLAVRPRTRAELAKVLARKEISEEVIAEVLDRYDEVGIIDDAAFARAWVSSRHHGRGLARRALANELRQRGVDPEVAGEALESLDDESEAAAARALVDRKLRTASGTPEAVFRRLVAMLARKGYSAGVAIRAVKEALAARDAEAAEFADAIDEDALADQAGDSTL; this is encoded by the coding sequence ATGGCCGGAAGACGAGGTGCACGGTCCGGGCGGGGATGGGATGCCATCCCGCCCCGGGCCGACGCCGGCGAAGCCGAGGGTTCTCGCCGGCGTTCCGGGGCGGCGGGCCGCCGACGATCATCAGGTGACGGGGAGGACTCGCCGGCTGCTGAGAGACAGCCGCCGCAGAGCGAGTCCGAGCGCGCCCGTGAGATCTGTCTCCGCCAGCTCGCTGTTCGTCCGAGGACGCGCGCTGAGCTGGCGAAGGTGCTGGCCCGGAAGGAGATCTCCGAAGAGGTGATCGCCGAGGTCCTCGATCGGTATGACGAGGTCGGCATCATCGACGACGCGGCGTTCGCCCGGGCGTGGGTGTCCAGCCGGCACCACGGTCGAGGGCTGGCCCGGCGGGCGCTCGCCAACGAGTTGCGCCAGCGCGGTGTGGATCCGGAGGTCGCCGGCGAGGCGCTGGAGTCCCTTGACGACGAGTCTGAGGCTGCTGCCGCCCGCGCGCTGGTGGATCGCAAGCTGCGCACCGCGAGCGGTACGCCGGAGGCGGTGTTCCGCCGTCTCGTCGCCATGCTGGCGCGCAAGGGCTACTCCGCCGGAGTGGCGATCCGTGCGGTCAAGGAGGCGCTGGCCGCACGCGATGCGGAGGCGGCCGAGTTCGCCGACGCCATCGACGAGGATGCTCTGGCGGACCAGGCCGGCGACTCCACGCTCTGA
- the recA gene encoding recombinase RecA: MAGPDREKALELALAQIDKQFGKGSVMRLGERPVMQMAVIPTSSIALDVALGVGGLPRGRVIEVYGPESSGKTTVALHAVANAQKAGGLAAFIDAEHALDPEYARALGVDTDALLVSQPDTGEQALEIADMLIRSGALDIIVIDSVAALVPRAEIEGEMGDSHVGLQARLMSQALRKITGILNNSGTTAIFINQLREKIGVMFGSPETTTGGRALKFYASVRLDVRRIESLKDGTDVVGNRTRVKVVKNKVAAPFKQAEFDIMYGKGISREGSLIDVGVEQSIIRKSGAWYTYDGDQLGQGKEKAREFLKENPDVAAEIEKKILEKLGVGQTTGDAASGPELPPVDF, translated from the coding sequence ATGGCAGGACCGGATCGGGAAAAGGCGCTCGAGCTAGCGCTGGCACAGATCGACAAGCAGTTCGGCAAGGGGTCGGTGATGCGGCTCGGTGAGCGGCCGGTCATGCAGATGGCCGTGATCCCGACCAGCTCCATCGCTCTCGATGTGGCGCTCGGCGTCGGCGGGCTGCCGCGAGGCCGGGTCATCGAGGTCTACGGGCCCGAGTCCAGCGGTAAGACAACGGTCGCCCTGCACGCGGTGGCCAACGCACAGAAGGCGGGTGGCCTCGCGGCGTTCATCGACGCGGAGCACGCGCTCGACCCGGAATATGCGCGGGCCCTCGGCGTCGACACCGACGCGCTGCTCGTCTCCCAGCCGGACACCGGTGAGCAGGCGCTGGAGATTGCGGACATGCTGATCCGCTCCGGCGCCCTCGACATCATCGTCATCGACTCGGTGGCCGCCCTCGTGCCGCGCGCCGAGATCGAGGGTGAGATGGGCGACAGCCACGTCGGCCTCCAGGCCCGGCTGATGAGCCAGGCGCTCCGTAAGATCACCGGCATCCTGAACAACTCCGGGACCACGGCGATCTTCATCAACCAGCTGCGCGAGAAGATCGGTGTGATGTTCGGCTCGCCCGAGACGACGACCGGTGGTCGCGCGCTGAAGTTCTACGCGTCCGTTCGTCTCGACGTGCGCCGGATCGAGAGCCTGAAGGACGGCACCGACGTCGTCGGTAACCGGACCCGGGTCAAGGTCGTCAAGAACAAGGTGGCCGCGCCGTTCAAGCAGGCCGAGTTCGACATCATGTATGGCAAGGGCATCTCGCGGGAGGGCTCGCTCATCGACGTCGGCGTCGAGCAGAGCATCATCCGCAAGTCCGGCGCCTGGTACACGTATGACGGCGACCAGCTCGGCCAGGGCAAGGAGAAGGCGCGGGAGTTCCTCAAGGAGAACCCCGACGTCGCCGCCGAGATCGAGAAGAAGATCTTGGAGAAGCTCGGCGTGGGGCAGACCACCGGTGACGCCGCGAGCGGCCCCGAGCTGCCGCCGGTCGACTTCTGA
- a CDS encoding DUF3046 domain-containing protein yields the protein MRLTDFWERLEQSFGSAYARSIAADHAFTELGGRTIDESITQGVETATIWRAVVAAYPDRVPSRLR from the coding sequence GTGCGGTTGACTGATTTCTGGGAGCGGCTCGAGCAGTCGTTCGGATCCGCTTATGCCCGCAGCATCGCGGCGGATCACGCCTTTACGGAGCTCGGTGGGCGGACCATCGACGAGTCAATTACTCAAGGTGTCGAAACCGCTACTATCTGGCGCGCAGTGGTGGCGGCATACCCCGATCGGGTGCCTTCGCGCCTGCGCTGA